Sequence from the Pedobacter sp. D749 genome:
TGATAATTTAATTAACAGATAATTATAATAATGGATTGTTAATATAAGTTAATATAAATTAAAAAGACGAGTATCAATCATACTAATTAATCCAAATTATAAGATAAAAAAATCTAAAACATCTAATTAACCGCCTCAATAATGAAAAAAAAGCTGCTCACCAGTATTGCGCTAGTTGCAATTCTGCTTTTTTGCCTAACCTATCCTCCCCAATGTCACGGGCAGTCTGCCGTTAAGACTATAACATATGATTGGGCCACAAAAGAAATCCTAAATAATAAATCGCTTCCGTTTGATGAACGGTTCAAGTTTAAGATTGTAAACCTAGACACTAAAATCAAAAGTGTTCAGGTGCTTATTAAAGAAGCAAATGGTTTAGTTTGCAACAGCCCACTAGATACAATTTGTTTCAATGAGCTTCCAACGGTAAATGAACTCTCATTTACATCACAAAAACTACAAAGTGTTACGGTTAAGAATGTACTTAAGCCTAATAAAGACTACTTTATCGGCTTCCAAATTGTTGAACGTGCAAAGTTAACCAATGAGGCACAAGCAGCACTCGACAAATATTTATTAAGTAATGCCGATTTAGGCAATGAAATTGATGGGTTAATGCGTGCAAAACTGGCCAAATTAAATATTGCCGATATTAACAAGGTCCTCTATAAGTATATCAAAATTTTCAATGGAAAGTACGAAGTAGATACTGCAAGCATCACCGCTGAGAAAAAAGATGATATGCAATATCAAGTTTTGACTGCTTTTTTAAATCTAAGCTCTATTGGAAAAAAAATCTACTACCAAGTCCATAGTCTTCAAACTCAATACAAAATTTCAAATGAACTTATTGCACCTTTAAATGATCTGATTGATACAACTAGTAATATTCCCGAATGTTGTAGGCTCAAAAATGGCTCTTCTATTGATTTACTTAACGGCAAACTTGAAAAAATCAAACAAGAAATTTTGAAAAAATCGGCACTGGACTCAGCAAAAAAAATAGAATTAGAGGATGACTATAAATCTTTTGTTGATGACATCCAAACAGAACTTACCACTCGCAATAAAGCAATAAAAGACTGGATAGGTATAACACTTTTAGGTGTAGTTTTAGATAAAACTATAATGATGATTGATCTTGGAACCACTACAATAGACCAGCAAAGCACTACAAGTAGCCCATATATATCGCAATCTTTTGGCTATGGTTTTAGTCCGCGAACCTCAAAAGGATTATTTTATTTTTCATATAGCATTTTCTTTCGACCAATCAATTTAAATGTACCGTTGTCAAACTACACAGGTAAAGACTATTTTGCTACGAGATTTTGCGCTAACCTTGGCTTTACCCTTGAAGATATAGAAACCAATAAAAGTGGAAAAATAAGTGGATTAGGTTCGCTTTTTTCCAATAAAGCTGGACTTATCGGAATAGGTTATCGACCGTTACCATTTCTTAAAATAGATTTTAATTATCTGATGTATTACATGAACGACCCAAATCCGCTGTTGAACCAGAAACGCTTTACTGCTTCACCAATGATAGGCGCTTCTTTCAACTTGAACATCATAAAGATTTTCACCGGTCAACCTAATACACTTACTAGTCTAAAAACTTACACAGAAAATTAATAGCCATGTGGATTAAAGTTAATTCAGCAACCCTTACGCCAAAAACAATTGCCAGTGGCGCTTCCGTAGAAGTAACCATTAAATTTAAAGGACAAGCCAAAGTAGCTAATACCAAAGTGGATGTTGTATTCACTATAACGCCGAACAACCACTTAACGATTAATGGTGAGGGGTCCGAAAATGACACCTTTACTTTTGGAACAACTTCCGCGGAATATACAAAAAAGGTAACGATTAAAAACAACCATACTCCAGCATCTCAAAATTCGCTAAACGGCGCTATTTCTATAGATGGTACCGCTACGGTTTCGAATGTAAAGACTGGCACTAATGTTGGCATTTTGTATAAATAATTATGAAAAAACTAAATTATCTCTCAATTGCATTAATTTTATTATTTATCATTTCTTCATGCAAGAAACAAGAAGAATATGTAATTAATGATAAATTAAATCCGGATGAAATTATCAACATCACATCAATCCAGCCTGGCTCCTTTGCTGCTGATAGCAATTCGAAATATATCATTCGTGTTCAGATCAATTCACGTACAGACTCCGCAGTGAGCGTGAACTTAACCACAACATCTGGACTAATAAATTCAAAATCTAGGTCTGAAACAATGCGCGTAAATGTAAACAGGTATGCTGATTTTATATTAACAGCAGGACAGACACCAGGGCCGATTTCTCTTAGGGCATCAGTATTGAGCACCTTTTTCCGCGATACAATCTTAACTTTCACCAAATCATATCCCGATACGATTTTATTGCATCCAGAAGCCTATACGATTGCCAAAAACTCATCCGTTGTGGCAAACATCCAGCTGATTAAAAATATGGGATTCCCAAGTAAAAATCAAACAATATTTCTGTCTGCTTTAGATATAAGCGGCAATAACATTGGAAGATTTACCTACACTGGCTCATATAGTCCTGGAGCAGTCATTAGTGGATCTTTTAGTCCGCCTACAGATTATATAGGAGTAGTAACGCTTGTGACTACGGTTGTTAAAGAAGACGGGGGGAAAATCGTGGGCAAGAACAATATTAATGTTCAATAATAATAAGGAGATATGCTTATATAATCAGTATTTAGTAATGGTGATACACTAAAACAACTTCTTGCAAGGAGCAGGTATGTATTGTATAAAAAAGCTTTTGACTGGACACCAAGTCAAAAAGAGCGGGCGGATTTGCTATTTGAAAGATATCCAGACCTCAAAGTAGCTCATTCGTTTAGTATGGAACTCAGCCATATATTTGATAAGACCACTGAAAAAGTGTTTGGTCTGGCCAAATTAGCTAAATGGCACGAAAAAGTAAGACAGTCCGCCTTTAAGGCGTTCAATACGGTTGCTAGATCAATTCAGAATCACTATCCGACTATTCTCAACTATTTTGATAACAGGTCCACAAATGCTTCGGCCGAATCTTTCAATGCAAAGATCAAAGCTTTTAGATCCCAATTCCGAGGGGTTAAATGCGTAAAGTTTTTCCTGTACAGATTAACTCAATTGTATGCTTAAAAAATGCATGGTCCACAACTTTTGGCGTTGATCCCTTTAAACTTCTCAATTCCAAATTTTTGCTTAATCCCTTCAAACAAAAAAACCTTTCATTTCTGAAAGGTTTTTGTTCGATTTTTTTGTGTACTCGGGGCGGGAATCGAACCCGCACGCCTTTGAAAGCACAGGATTTTAAGTCCTGCGTGTCTACCAGTTCCACCACCCGAGCATTAGCCGCTGCCGATCTCCATCGGCTTGGTTAACTTTAAAATAAATGCCTTCTGGTAGGAAGGCATTTTGGAGCGAAAGACGAGATTCGAACTCGCGACCCCGACCTTGGCAAGGTCGTGCTCTACCAACTGAGCTACTTTCGCATTTACAAAACTGATGTTGTTGTTTCGTTTTGGTGATGCAAATATAGGCAGATTTATATTTCTGTCAAGAGATTTCTTGTTAAAAATTTAATATTTAATTTAAATTGCTGGCTTTCAGTACCAGTAAAATTAAATCAGTTTCAAAACCTTTTGCCTGAAGGTAGCTCATCAGCTTATTTTTCCGTTTGAACGCATCATTTTCACCTAAATTTTCTGCTTTTTTAACCGCTAATTTTTCTATCGTTTGCAAATAATCATCTTCATCTATACTGTAAATTGCTTTTTGTAAAATTTTATCAGGAACGCCTTTCAATTTTAAACCCTGTTTAATTTTAACCCGGCCCCAATGTTTGATGTTGAATTTGCCCGATGCATAACTTTTGGCAAACCTTTCTTCATTCAAAAAATTGTTGATGATCAGGTCCGTAATAATTTCTTCCAGTTCATCCCCCCGCATTCCCCATTCTACCAGTTTGTACCGCATCTCTTTTTGTGAGCGTTCCTGGTAAACGCAAAAACTTTCCGCTTTGGCCAAAGCTTGTTTTTTATCTAATAATACTGCTTCTTGTTTACCGCTTTTCATAATTAATTACTGAAATTCGTAAAAATAAAAGCGATTACCGTATTTTTCTGAATATAATACAATGCAAAATCCAATATATACCGTTGCCAAAATAGCCGAAATTTTAAATGCCGCTCCCAAATTAGTTGATGGTGAGGCGATTATTCTTTACCTGATAATTGATAGCCGTTCCGTTTTAGTGCCAGAAAATTCTATGTTTTTTGCGCTTTCCTCACACCGCGATGGACATGAATTTATTAAAGATGCCTATGCAAAAGAAATCAGAAATTTTGTAATTACCGAAGCGAAATACATTCACGAATATCCAGACTGCAATTTTTTATTGGTAAATGATGCATTAGAGGCGCTACAAAAATTAAGTGCTTATCATCGGAATCAATTTGATTTAAAAACAATAGGTATTACGGGGAGCAACGGGAAAACTATTGTTAAAGAATGGTTATATCAGCTTTTGGCAACCGACTTTAATATTGTTAAAAGTCCGAAAAGTTATAATTCGCAAATAGGAGTGCCGCTTTCAGTTTGGCAGATTGAGGCTGATGATACCTTAGGCATTTTTGAAGCTGGTATTTCTGCGGTTAATGAGATGCAGCATTTAGCCGAAATTATCCGTCCTGAAATCGGAATCTTAACCAATATCGGCGAAGCACATGCGGAAGGATTCGGTTCTAAAAAAGAAAAACTTAAAGAAAAACTGAAACTCTTTGCAGCATCTGAACTATTTATTTACTCGCCAGAATACGTAACCGAAGTACGTGCGAAAGATTTGCCCGGTAAGAAAAAGTTTAGCTGGAGCAGCAAGCAGCTTGCTGACCTGCAGATTACTACTGTTGAACCCATTGAAGGGAATTGCTATTTAAGGGCCATTTATCAGAATATGGAAATAGAGTGTATGTTGCCATTTAAAGATAAAGCCTCGATAGAAAATGGCATGATCTGCTGGGCAACTTTATTGGCTTTAGGTTATACCCCTGAGCAGGCCGATCTGCGTTTGGAGAAACTGAGCCATGTAAGCATGCGTCTTGAACTGAAAAATGGTATTAATCAATGTTCCATCATAGACGATTCGTATAG
This genomic interval carries:
- a CDS encoding regulatory protein RecX, with protein sequence MKSGKQEAVLLDKKQALAKAESFCVYQERSQKEMRYKLVEWGMRGDELEEIITDLIINNFLNEERFAKSYASGKFNIKHWGRVKIKQGLKLKGVPDKILQKAIYSIDEDDYLQTIEKLAVKKAENLGENDAFKRKNKLMSYLQAKGFETDLILLVLKASNLN